One region of uncultured Sulfurimonas sp. genomic DNA includes:
- a CDS encoding NnrS family protein, translated as MEEKLHATNHYLHYPDEKNVPTYLAYGFRPVFLLLAPYMIISMILWGLVWSGIISIPFMDDTLTWHVYEMLFGILTAGIMAFLTTGIPELFPGMIPFIGKRLKYIMILWIAGRVGFWFIDYLGVYIVAALNLSMLAWLIWFAKDAVLDKLQRHASLGYALVAILIIESWFFASKAGFASTDSMTILKVAIGAIVVLILLALRRVNMEAVNELMEDKGIDDIYVSRPPKTNLAIFAVIVFTTVEFLYPQNSALGWLGLATGASILGITADYALKDEFILNQPYVLYLASIFVMFALGYGFIGWDILNPNIDAINHFRHFITSGAIGLSYIIVMIIIGWIHTGRHLTSNIYTHLMIILIIVATLMRSLIPFFEEYMSELYLYSSIIWTIPFMLYIKVFFSFLLAPRADGIKG; from the coding sequence ATGGAAGAAAAATTACACGCTACAAATCACTATTTACATTATCCTGATGAAAAGAATGTTCCTACATATTTAGCATATGGTTTTAGACCTGTTTTTTTACTTTTAGCTCCATATATGATAATAAGTATGATTTTATGGGGATTAGTTTGGAGTGGTATCATAAGTATTCCTTTTATGGATGATACTCTTACTTGGCATGTTTATGAGATGCTATTTGGTATCTTGACTGCTGGAATTATGGCATTTTTAACTACAGGTATTCCGGAGCTTTTCCCAGGAATGATTCCTTTTATTGGTAAAAGACTAAAGTATATTATGATACTTTGGATAGCTGGTAGAGTAGGATTTTGGTTTATTGATTATCTTGGTGTTTATATAGTAGCAGCTCTCAATCTCTCAATGCTTGCTTGGCTTATATGGTTTGCAAAAGATGCAGTTTTAGATAAACTCCAACGTCATGCATCTCTAGGTTATGCTTTAGTGGCAATACTTATTATAGAGAGTTGGTTCTTTGCATCTAAAGCAGGTTTTGCATCTACAGATTCTATGACTATTTTAAAAGTTGCGATTGGTGCTATTGTTGTTCTTATCCTTTTAGCTTTAAGACGCGTTAATATGGAAGCTGTAAATGAACTTATGGAAGATAAGGGCATCGATGATATCTATGTATCTCGTCCGCCAAAAACAAATCTTGCTATATTCGCAGTCATTGTTTTTACTACGGTTGAGTTTTTATATCCTCAAAATTCAGCTTTAGGTTGGTTAGGTTTAGCAACTGGAGCATCTATTCTTGGCATAACAGCCGATTACGCTTTAAAAGATGAGTTTATATTAAACCAACCATATGTTTTGTACTTGGCATCTATCTTTGTGATGTTTGCTTTGGGTTATGGTTTTATAGGTTGGGATATTTTAAATCCAAATATAGATGCTATTAATCATTTTAGACACTTTATTACAAGTGGTGCAATTGGACTTTCTTATATTATAGTTATGATTATTATAGGATGGATTCATACAGGGCGACACTTAACATCAAATATCTATACGCATCTGATGATAATACTTATAATTGTAGCTACACTTATGAGAAGTTTGATACCATTTTTTGAAGAATATATGAGCGAATTATATCTTTACTCTTCTATAATTTGGACTATACCTTTTATGTTATATATAAAAGTATTTTTCTCATTTTTGCTAGCTCCAAGAGCAGATGGTATTAAAGGTTAA